The genomic region cgtattcaatatttttgaaaaatctatcgaatggcaccaacgaccccccacggaggtggggaggccggttactttaaaatattgaataagagcccccattttttattgcagatttggattccttacgtaaaaataagtaactttactcgaaacatttttttgaattatggatagatggcgttataatcagaaaaaacgattgttgaaaatggaaaattaatttaaaaaatggaaagtccccacttaaatggaaaactttacttaactctttttggttttaggacctaatgttcacaactcaataggtctccataacgctcgagtaactgcacatttagcatatcTTCCTCTCCTACTATAACTCTGGTCATTAGTCGAGTGTTTATAACCCGATAATGATATGAACTGAAATCAATAGATAAATTCTAGGGTGCTCGGTAAAAGAAGTATAAGTCAATTTAGTCAACTTTTCAGGAgaagcaaaaaacgaaaaataattttgttctgaagctaattAATTGTCATATCTCCTAAATCGTAGTACACAGAATTGTTATATTTACCTATTTTACTTTGTAAACATTAATCTTGAAAATGGTctatcttttttttaataaatggaaattactaaaaaaaaatgtgACTTATATTATTTGGACCACACGTACCATATGACTTATACTAATTTTTTCAGCCCAAAAAAGctgttgtttattaaaaaataaataaacaaaaacatatttatgcaatatttattaaaaaaacaatacaaaaacataGAAATAATGGCAAAGGAGAAAAGTATTACTCTGCGTCAGATGAATCTTCATCACCTGGAATCACATCAGCAGCATAagttgtctttaaatttttataaaggtCGTGAAATACTGGACTTATCAGaggaaaaagattaaaaatatcCTTTTTCTTCTGCACTGCTATAGCAAGAGTGCTTTTATACAAATTGCTGGGCACCAACCTAGCATTAGTTTGTCCTCTACGTAGTACACTTAGCGTCAGAAATTTCTCTTTTTCATCAAGTGAtgttttataaacaataattCCATTTTCTCTTGTATAACGAAATTATTTCACATCAAACCAGTTGAAAGGATTTCCTCTTATATCTTTTTTACGCATGAGACAGCTACTTTTCAGGAGATCtgaaaattttaagaaatcacCATGGTAAAGTTCTACAACAttgaatttcttttttttttcctgTAGTTCTCACAAGCTGATACCAGTCGTGAGGATGGCTTATTGGAACACTTAACCGTTTTTTTGCTTTTCGATCAATCCATGATCAATATCACACTCCATATGACTGTGCCCACTCACCGTGAATTTATGGTCAATAACTTCTAAATTAATGATATTTTGCATTGCTACTAAAAATATCATGGCAACATGTGAATTTTTGTTCTGACCACCGCATGTATCCGAGTACAGGGTTACTTTGGAAACATGTGGTGTTAGTGATATTAATTCTTTAAATACATGTAGCTATATTGTTACCTCCCCGGCCTCCTTCACCTTCGTGCAACATGTAACATGCCACACTTCCTTCTCCATTCTCATGAATATGTAGGTAGGTTGTATGTCCATAACTGTCTTTTGTAAAAGGCAACAGAGGAATTTACATATGGAGTTGGGAGACAAGTTTGCAAGTCAAAAGTGAGGCATCTAAAAGTACTACCACATTTTGCTTTTCTGTGTCGTTGCTCTTCATAACATATGCATTGTCTGCAGCAGTGTGATGAATACTTATCTCatcttttattttagttttatcaTCTTCGCTTTCAGTAACTTTGAGTTTATTACTCAGCACATCACATTTATGGCACGTATCTACTTTAGGTTTTTTAAATGAAATGTTCATTTTATGGAACTCTCTTTCATAGATAGGTCTACAGACAGGTGATTCATTTTCTTCACAGTATAATTTGTACATTATCTTAAGATTAAGATGGCATGGCAAATACAATCTACTACTTTCTCGTCGAATATAATGAGATTCATATAGGGGAAAAGAATTTATGTGGGACTTCACTGCATTAATTTTTTCTGCATTGTGCTTGTAGCAGAAGGATCACGACCACGTTGGTCATCAGTTATTTTCCCTGAAATATTTGAATCCCTATTTGCAAGAGCCAGTGTAATAAACATATTTGTCTCGTCAAATGTgttcataaaacattttttacaaactTGAATTCTAGCGCCATTCACctttaaatgaaaaacaatagCCACTTTGCGAACTTTTTCTTTATCCGGATCCAAGGTCCTTTTTCTAGTGATTTTAGGTGGTTCTGAGTCTATAAGGCTAACAATATATGCAACACGTTTGTTACGACCACACATATTGCACAGTGGTCCAGGAAATAAACCACTTACTCATCTATTTTAATCAAATTAAACCTACGTAAGAAGTTAGTATTACTTATTCTCGCTGTCCCTATTAAGTGTAATCTTTAATTGGTAAAATTCCCACGGTTTAGTTATCAGCCAAACGCGAATAGTTATCAGCTGTTTCTTGAAAATCTCGTACAAAAAAGAGTAATATTTGCTTAGTAAGCTTGACACACGTATCTGAAAGCGATCGTCTTAGTATAAGTCGACCGCCTTACTTGGATATTATTCAGTATCAATGGTCAAAACAGTACATAATATTATGTTGACATGTATTATTAGAGCCAAGAATAGTTCACAAACTCTAAGTGTGTAAACAGTATAAGTTGACATAAACTGTTTTTACCAAATTAAAGTTCATTTAAGTAGTTGTACTAAAAAgaccaattaattttatttaatttatattagcATATTGACTTGTTCTATTGATACCAAGGTAAAGATATAGTCCTTTATAGTCTTATTctgcaaaaataatattttgaccatttttgacttatactctttTTACCGAGCACCCTAGAATTAttgatattatatttttatatataggtacatatttttggcggaatgggacgtttcgatgccgccggttcatcgccggccgtttcgatgccgccggttcatcgccagtccatttcatcgccgtcatatctcgcatttcctagaattcctaattaatactaaaaataactaataattgtaactgtcgaaaattcggaaatatatcagatagcgattaattgactggcgatgaatcggccggcatcggcatcgaactggcggcatcgaaacggcggcgatgaaacgtcctagaccctatTTTTGGATATATATTTAGATAGAAATCAATATCAAAAGATATTTTATAGATATATTAATACAATCTgtagaccgccaaggtcaaacaaatttatatttataaatccTGTCTTTGAGACTACCATAACAAATTCTATGGTTACGAAAAATTTGTGAGATGGTTTGGGTAAATAGCAGGTTTATCTGCAGATACAAGTTTTAAACAGCTTTAATTACCTACGTttaatttatatatttgtttTGTGCTAAAGTTGTCAAGAGAGTTAGTCAATCAACTAAATATATGCTTCTTATTATTTATATACCAACAGATTGTTTTTCGGTCACGTTTCCTCAATACCTTTATTTGTCTTCGACTAATGGAGTAAAGGTAAGTGGTTTTCTTCATCCTTTTTGTGCATATCTATAGTGGCTATTTTGGCTTTGTTACGTATTTTCTTATTTTTCAATAGTTCGTTTATTATTACTGAAACTTCTTTTGGTCCTTTCATTTCGATTACTGACTGATGCTTTTAATCGTATACATCACTTCTCTTTCTTTTCTCATTCTTCGTAGTACGATTTCGTTGGTTACCTTTTCCATTCAGCGTATCCCTAGGATTCGCCTTTATAGCCACATCTTGAAAATTTTAAGTTTCTTCTCCATCGCTTCAGTAGGTGCTCAGAATGAATTCAACTCCATAGTAGAGTATAGAGAAGATGTAAGATACGTAGGAGCCTTATTGAtgtccagattaaggttgtggcgtttaaagagtttggccatatTGTGGAATATCCTTCTCTATTCTACTTTTTATCTCCtatgagtgatcccattgttcgtttactattgttccaaaatAAGTAAACTGTTTTACTTTGGTGTATTCTCGATAAATAGATGGAcatctccatatttgttttttcgGATGACTATAgatttagtttttgatatgtttaattataTTCCAAATATTTTACTTCCTTCATTTACTTTGTTCATTAGCTATTGTAATCTTTTTAGACAGACTACAAAAAACGGTATCATCCGCATATCGGATGTTATTTCGGCGTTCTCCATGTAgaagtattccatgttcgcaattttTCAAAGCTTCACTAAATATTTTCTCTGGCCTCGCAGATCTTCAGGGTTTCTTCTTCTGTGGCTGATTGGTTCTAGTATAAATTTTCTATTATACGCCGGTCTTTATCATCCATTGAggcttttgttagaacatccatcatCTTTAGGTGATAAACTATGTGAATGCTTTATAATGGTCCACAAAGCAGATGAGCAACCAGATACCACAAATCATATCTCTGTATCGTTGGAATAATACCTGTGGACCTGATaatattgtaatcaattttctgcTTTGTTGCAGTTGGCAGTAAATGCTACACTTCAAGAACCCCTGGTATATATAAATGTCTCAAACACTGCCCACAAGCATTAGAATCGTTAAGAAAAGTGCTTAAATACAATTTGGACGAAATCATATGTTGTCCCGGCAATGTGGAAAAGGGGTCTACAGAGATAGATCCCTATCCGGACGGTAGTGCGAAAGTACCTACTAAAAAACCCAACACAACAGACAATGAAGGACAATTTCCTAAAAGAAAGTACCAACAAGGTAAGAAATAATTCCAAGAATCTTTACTTTATGATTAATCAgtacaatagttatttatgtaccaagtcagtaaagtgactgtTTATCGAaagagtctgatattacgagcagagggagcgaagcgagtaacagacgagttcgataaagagtgtttactgacgtggtgtatacaaaattttatcgccaatcataaaaaacattattaacacaaataaaaaagagtgtgtgtaggtttgtacgcacgtaagaagttatacttctattattatgatttctacgaaataaatatattttaaaaagtttaattgtatttttgtttaaaaattagattaattttaatacttaaaataaaataccaaaaattaaatgaCGTCATTGTCTATGAAGTGTAGCCTcccgcagttgcttttcccttgatgaatcgtagaaaatctaaataaatatatttactaacaaattatcagtaaatatctatcaccgtcctatatataatcgaattaagaaaaacagaatttcatactttatttgcattaatacataacttaaaatatttaagaattttttagattttagacgaaataaaaatttcgtatggcAGTAATGACATGCTTTTGAATAATGGCcgtttcgatgtttaatcgatagttgttatcaatattgaatacctaattactaaatctgtagttttgatttatgttttatgaatataataattgCAAAAACTACAGAATTccactttctgacataaatttaattaataatgacataaagtttgtacaatatttttaataattaaagtaaataaattttaacttcactcaaataaataatatattactagagagcggaatatatgcaaagtgcatatagatgcatatattgcatattttcagacaacaaacacaacattgcatatttaagctaaacacgatttattttgcatattttaaaaataaattatataaaagtttaaaattctcctctcttagttggaattttataacttcgatatgaacgagctcgttatttatctatctatcgctcatctggactttcccattactacctgaatttaacaattatgggtgttcccagaaaaatattattttattagcgtagcaagtcgtaggtacctacctgcttttaagggtctaataattattttgtcagtttccggccaacatttgtttaaagtaaacgttgtatcgtatttagtgtttttgaagtgattggtatatattaaatttaaatatgtctaccattcaaaaaaagtgcttggataaagtgttttcccgagttaaagctaagtggagacaaagtattttgcaaagtctgttccaaaatcgtaagttacattcattttcacatttcattttttaaatgaggaactgacaaacaaaagcatcatgtcccacaaaagaaatttttctggaaagagtgtttttattcgacaaattcgcttttacttctataaagacggacacagagagaagcatcaaaatacaaaaatccatcaaattgtggACAATTCcacttttgttcttcagcttaagtaacgtactttgttctttaagtaacgtacaaattgctaaagaacttatgttcataaaagttaattttagttttttacgagatctaataaagtcattagaacaaaggaatttacaattaagtgattcggttaatcttgttaacactttttctgctcattgtcaaaaaattcccggaaatacagggattacaattagaaataaattaaaaaatgttttagaaaaaaatgagggcttcgattgtttgaagaaagttgtacgtatttttgaaggcaacttttctgaagatcttacgacttaatatattgttttatttttgagtatttttaatatgcatttgcatatttagacaaatttagaaaaaatacctgcatatttgtagtaaaagtaatgcatatatatgcgcatattttggtaatgttgtgttgcatatattccgctctctatctattactgccatcgaccacttacattcaatctcagttaatttgattaataatcgcggcaggtaaagtaaaattcttctttcagtacaaaaagtgttactttactgtcgcaaatgagggcaaatgagtacaataatgaacgACTTTAgggacggttggcgataaaataattttatttgagtgttataatacactgatcaaaacgaAAAAGAAGCCACTTATGAAGATGTTCATAATTTTGAACTAATTCATTTTATgactatattatttttatatgtacagtacgtaaatcgttcagctggacatagggaacatacattgtatatatttagctACATAAACACATACATTGAATTATATTGAGgtaattgtggcaactgagctctctcgacGACAAtttggttgttagcattaaggggcattaacctcaaaattgacaactcatttcgactgatacaaataaacgtcaaaatagtacgatgtagtagctaaatatttttggcctaagggaatgggaaaactgtttagttttggaattagtttttaattaaaaaatattttaaaaattaaagtaaaattattaactcattaattataaactttgtttttgatttatttgtggAGAGCCTTGTTTCaaaactcactcattctatttgttctaacagctctattgcaccaaaaactcatactcgaacagaagcttcaactaacacaggttagcgcagttgccacaatgctctcaatgtatattccctatgtccagctgaatgatttacgtactgtataattGCAGTCAAGGCTTTTCGCTATAAGCATAGCAAAGTTTTTGTTACTCAACTGCAAATTTTCtggtgaaaaaaaaataaaaattgataaattCGAAAcatttgatttatttgtttaataacaGAGTTGCTAAAAAttcttttaaaacaaaactagtaGCGTCTATGGGCTCCTCTGACTGACCAAACTTCTGCAAAACGTCCAGGCATGCTTTCAATCAAATTTCCAATAGTTCCTTGATCTAGTTGTTCCCATTCTTCCACGAGATCTTACTTGACATGGCTTCTTACTGGCTGACGATCCTTTAGGCGCATTCCGAGTGTATGGTATTCAAATCTGGACTCCTCGCTGGCCACTCCATAACCTGAATATTTTGGGTATTAAAATAATTTTGCACTATTCTTGCCACGTGCGGTCTCAGATTATCTTGCTGAACGATAAATTCTGGATCCATATTTTCAGCAAGTGGGACAGCATATAGTTCAAGAACTTCATTTATGTACCGACCTGCCGTCGTCGCCCCTCGCCGAACAACTACTAAGACAGAATAGCCATTTAAAGTTATCCCACCCCAAACCATAATGGAACCTCTGCCAAAAAGCCTGGATTTCTTGAATTGTGGAATCCAAAAAGCGCTCGCCTGGTCTTCTCCAAACTGTAACACGTCCATCAACATGATTTAAAAGATATCTGAACTCGTCAGTAAACATTACGTTACTTCATTGTGCCCTGGTCCAATTATTCATATTATGTTCTTCTAACAATCGTCTGGCTCTATAATGTgcaggggtcaaaagtcaaaggaGGCTCTAGCTGGCCTTCAACCTATGTTCGTGAAGTATAGTTTGAGTATTTACTCTTGTACCCGTAGCTTCTACTAACTCATTTTGTAGCATTCGAGCAGTACTTCGAAGGTCTCTGACGGCCCATAATTGTAAAAAAATCAATCTTCTCTAGCTGTAGTCGAGCTTGCACGATGCGTATAAGGTTGTCTTCTAATAACTCCATACATTTCATGTCTGCTCCAGGCTTTTTTTTATTGCAGCACAGCTAACATTTAACATCTCTGCCACACGGCGTCTTGAGTAACCTTCTTAAATTAAAGTTATTGCTCTAGCAATTTGAATATCTGTGAGATACACTCTGCGCCTTCGGAGCCTCCAAGCACATCAAAATAAATCATTAATTCTTAACAACATTAACGTAAATATCGATAGAAACTCAGTGACGGAATAAATATGATTCCAAAATTTTATCAAGTTTTGCTTTTTTACTGAATACAAGAAAAACATTTCAATAATATATGTATGTAAactaatatattaatatatctatgtaaAGTAACTAtatattatagtaggggagcccaagcggggatttttgtagttactcgagcgcgtcagaaaatcacatggggagaaaccttgtacttcaaatcgaaaaactgaaaaatttatgttcaatatttttcaaaattctatcgaatgataccaaacacgaccccccactgaGGAGGGTGGGTGGatgggtaactttaaaattttaaatagcaaccccgcgatatttcgcgaaatgaacatcagatcgaaaaactgaaaagtacgtgtttaatatttttcaaaaatctgtcaAATATCACCCACGGTGTTGAGGTGGGGGGTCGTACTTtcaaatcttaaataggaacccccattttttattgcagatttggattacttACATGAGAATAACCTTACATAGCCTTACACCACTAGGTGGTAACagggattttttttgaaaatatatgcACAAGAATAAGTATCTTtaattcgagacattttttcgaattatggatagatggcgctataatcggaaaaaaacgaaaaaatgcctccattaaaatggaaaatttaacttaactttttttggttttaggatctaatctttacaacccaataggtccccataatggctctttagtaactgcaaatttagcatatcGGATGCATAGTAGGATATAAATCGGAAGAAAATACCTTATCAATAATACTGTCTAATGActcaataataattaattttgtttGTTGTCTCAACTAAAATTGGTGTAGGGAAATAGTAAAAgcatttttcttattattttagcTTGCGAAGAAATTAAAATAGGACCTAgaccaaatatttttttccacatCACCACAATTGGTGTAGACGCTTTGGACAAGGAGTTTCCACATAtggtaaaaatgaaaaaataccgttcattgttttttttttgtaaatattacgCGGTATAGGTAGTGTGatcaactagtccgaaaaatccggaacatggcccgaattacgaagttgtgtcccggcgtcccggaaaaagcttccgggccatccgaattttcaacgttttggtaaaatctattttgatattttgaatacgttattcttctaagaattcacatcaaattgaacttagttatttacttttttagttattagtaAGAAAAATATTATTGTGTTCATATAGTATATCTTTATTTCGAATAAAAAcatgattaaaaaattaaaaaataaaaacgtttattttacgAACTTTTTATGCCACTACTTACGACCGACCATCTTTGCCAAAACGCTATAAAATTTGAATTCAATACTGGCATATGTATATCAAAGTTCTCGAAATTTATACAATggaaaaaaaaagtaatatgtAACCATTCATTGACAAGTATTTGGTTTCTTCTGTCGACCTCTTATccataaattgtaattttgaatggTATTCTATGATGTCACGAACTTCATTTTTGCGGTTGTGCCACTATAGAAATCAGTGAGCGATAggtaaataataacttatatgcattaacttcacttaattttattaactagcgggttttattggttgaatttgtctgtcgataattaagattcatgtcagctaacatactttaatatttcaacattttttttttattttggaccctgttggggggaatatCCCCATCCCCcctcgtagacccgccactggttctctcgaaaaattgtagtaaatcgtaattgcaacaattatttcagtccttacactttttgtcgaaaagttaaaaatggcagagatattaaacaaaaaccattgctataaaatcaatcggatcttacgctcgcacctttaccgcaTCTAATACCCTAAATagtgattttatcaaaaaaattaaaagatcaaaattgtacaaaatttaattctcttcatttttgtataggttcaaatttgttgtaaaactaataataaacgagataattcaataaatcaataattatgctctaactgtcactatttttttttcataactcGGAGAATAtcaaccgcacgaaaaaattataaaaaacgaaattatagaaaatcatgttttcaacaatttcagtttttacacttttagtcgaaaagttgaaaatggcggagatattgagcaaaaacgattctcgtttaaaatcaagatggcggctaacgcaacggtcaaattcagtcgagattttaaatttatactactattgactcccccctaaagattagaaaaataaaatttggggcagctcgtaatgcaaggtcaaatgctatcccgactagGCTACAGCCAAAATTCAGTAGTGAAACGCTGCTTACCAATTCAGGAAATGCTTGTCGACTTTCCAGTCTAAAATCGTGACATCGTATCACGTCTAGCACATGGCAGCATAATAATTGAGAGTTGAATCTCTTTTGAGGACCAGTGTGTGAATCCATCTTCATTATAATATAACTCTTAAAGTAGCTCAATCGGCAGAAACTCTGAAAAGTGGCAACCAATGGGTCAATATATTCGCTAtgaaattcaataaaaatatctATAATATAACTAAAATAAGTGCATTATTCTGCTtagtaaattttgtttttaggtaGCCCTTGGCTACGAAGACAGCAATCTTCCACCGGGAGAACTCAGCTGGAAATGTGGAGCAACTCTAATCTCTCCCAATTTCTTGCTGACAGCGGCCCATTGTGTATTTAAAGATAAACCTTTAAAAGCCCGCATGGGTGTAACAAAAATCAATGATACCAATCATCAAGATATCGATGTTAAGAGAATTAGAATACACGAATCTTACGATCCATTAGGGAAACAAGGTGATCTTGCCATTATAGAGTTAAAAAGAAATGCCACTTTTTCCGAGACGATAAGGCCAGCGTGTCTATACGGGAAACATGACGATCCTCTAGGATTGATTGTAACAGGATGGGGGAAAACGTCTATCTGTAAGTTTTATGCTGTAATTGAACTTtttccttaaaaaaaatttactagAATTTTAACTTAAGAATGAAAtgctaatattttttacttttaaaatttttagttaacGAAGATGATAGAAGTATAATTTTACAAAAAGCCAAATTGGCTCCTGTATCTGCTACATCATGTAACGATACATACTCTACTATATCTCTGGGTATTCGAACAATTGACAGCACACAAATTTGTGCCTTTGGAAATGCTTCAGACGCCTGCTGGGtaagttaactttaaaatttaaatgtacaTGTTTAATATATTAGCAAGTTTGGCATTTATTTAGAATGAACTACattatctattaaataatttttctacaatcacttgataaagaagactttttcgcttgtcaatggcaacgaaaagtttacgtttactgagtaccgtcactttatcgctctagcGCCTTAAAGTTTAAAAAACGCGCGTCGTCTGTAGCAACCATACCACCACACAATACAAACAAATTGAACATTAATACTTATAAACgcgcgtcgtccgtagcaaccatacatccatacaatacaaacaaattGGATATTCAAACtcataaagttaatgatttaaaaatagtttaattttattaagtgattgtagaaaaaatgttgtatgtattacaagcaaaaagtgacattattgctttaGAGTAATTACCGCTCTTCGCTTCGTGTCGTGCGGTAActcttactctcaagcaataatgtatcactttcCGCTCTTACTACATAAACAACTAtttaacatcgaagtaaaaactCCTGTTGTAGAAATTAAAATGATATAAGTGTTAAgaacgaacgttttcggacttcTTCCGTCCATCTTCAGTGAACTTTTTACTTGTTACTTGAAACAGTGGCTGTATTTATTTAAAGGTTacattataaaattgtaaaaataaaacgACTTATAGCCGATGAAATTTGATAACTATCCGGGAATATAATAGTCCCTACTTGAATAGGAAGTCACATGTACGTATTGGTCTACTGTCGCCTGCCAACTcttgttataaataaataatagatagaaataatagataataataagtaataaataataacagACGCGGGGCAACAATTACAaggacaaaaacaaaacaaaagtagaAAGGTAAAACTGTGCGATTATGGCAGACTCTGATGATTCGTCAACAGATGGGGGGAAAAGAAAAGCCG from Diabrotica virgifera virgifera chromosome 3, PGI_DIABVI_V3a harbors:
- the LOC114327129 gene encoding serine protease Hayan-like isoform X5 translates to MENLVFFVFCAVSIICGSSISYAYEYYEIGSKCYTSRTPGIYKCLKHCPQALESLRKVLKYNLDEIICCPGNVEKGSTEIDPYPDGSAKVPTKKPNTTDNEGQFPKRKYQQACEEIKIGPRPNIFFHITTIGVDALDKEFPHMVALGYEDSNLPPGELSWKCGATLISPNFLLTAAHCVFKDKPLKARMGVTKINDTNHQDIDVKRIRIHESYDPLGKQGDLAIIELKRNATFSETIRPACLYGKHDDPLGLIVTGWGKTSIFNEDDRSIILQKAKLAPVSATSCNDTYSTISLGIRTIDSTQICAFGNASDACWGDSGGPLQIRERTGAFSIVGIVSYGAGCGGKIPGVYTRVSEFVDWIEKYVWP
- the LOC114327129 gene encoding serine protease Hayan-like isoform X6 — encoded protein: MENLVFFVFCAVSIICGSSISYAYEYYEIGSKCYTSRTPGIYKCLKHCPQALESLRKVLKYNLDEIICCPGNVEKGSTEIDPYPDGSAKVPTKKPNTTDNEGQFPKRKYQQACEEIKIGPRPNIFFHITTIGVDALDKEFPHMVALGYEDSNLPPGELSWKCGATLISPNFLLTAAHCVFKDKPLKARMGVTKINDTNHQDIDVKRIRIHESYDPLGKQGDLAIIELKRNATFSETIRPACLYGKHDDPLGLIVTGWGKTSIFNEDDRSIILQKAKLAPVSATSCNDTYSTISLGIRTIDSTQICAFGNASDACWGDSGGPLQIRDRTGAYSIVGIVSYGAGCGNIPGVYTRVSQFVDWIEKYVWP
- the LOC114327129 gene encoding serine protease Hayan-like isoform X4, with amino-acid sequence MENLVFFVFCAVSIICGSSISYAYEYYEIGSKCYTSRTPGIYKCLKHCPQALESLRKVLKYNLDEIICCPGNVEKGSTEIDPYPDGSAKVPTKKPNTTDNEGQFPKRKYQQACEEIKIGPRPNIFFHITTIGVDALDKEFPHMVALGYEDSNLPPGELSWKCGATLISPNFLLTAAHCVFKDKPLKARMGVTKINDTNHQDIDVKRIRIHESYDPLGKQGDLAIIELKRNATFSETIRPACLYGKHDDPLGLIVTGWGKTSIFNEDDRSIILQKAKLAPVSATSCNDTYSTISLGIRTIDSTQICAFGNASDACWGDSGGPLQIREKTGAFSIVGIVSYGAGCGGKIPGVYTRVSQFVDWIEKYVWP